The stretch of DNA TAGACGGTGACTTGTCAGGGACAAAAAGATACCTTCCAGAGGTTAAAAAGGGATTTTCCCCTCCCTTGAGTTCCTGTGTCAGTAGCCATGAAGGAGGATTATTTTTTCACGTACAGCTAATTGAGGGCacggggtgggggtgggggaaccAAGCGGAGATCAGTTCATGCTCTGGATCTGGAGAGGGAGAATCCtatttcctccctttctcttgGGAGAATTTGTTACCTTTGGCTCTGGTTGTGGTAGCTGGAGCtatggggaggagaaggaaaagagtcCGCTTTGTTACCAACCTGAGAAATACTCGGCTGTTTGCTACAAAACTCTTTGAGTTTTGACGagttagatttaaaaaaatgctggaaagGACAGGGGTGGGTGAACTTGTTCTGCTTAATTTTCAGCccattcaaattcaaatgttaCAAGGTTTTGTATTCCACTTGGGAAGGACAGGGGGGAAAGAGAACTTGGTAGCTGGAGAGAATTTAATGATGAAGGAggtcagaggaagaaaaagtataaTCGAGAGTGGCAGAAGGCAATCAGGAAGGAGAATAACACTGTGTATATAATATGTATACATTTGTGTGCACAAATATCTTCTATATAATTGCATGTCACTTGTAGCAATCTTAGAGAAATATGGGAAAGTTTTATTCCCTCATTTCTCTATAAGATAGGCTTTGTTTTAGCTGGGTGGGCATGTGTTTAActtttttgaaaaaagaataaatgtacttttaggaggaggaaggaagagaaagggtTAAAGTGACAAGGAGAACTTCAGGGATGAAAAATTACTTAATTAAGACCCAGATGTCTGACAGATTTGCAAGCCTCTGCTTCTTACATAGTTTTGCTAATTTCCTTCCTTATCTCtagctttccctttccccttgtTCCAGAAAACTCTTTGGATTTGGATATTCTCATGCACTTTTCTGCTGGCAGATGTTCATGGAGGGAAGGTACTAATGATATTACAGTTAAGTAATAGATACTCACAGTCATTATACAGCAAGAATCCAGATTAGCCTTTCTGTTAAACTCATCGGCTTGTAAAATGCCATGTACTTTGGAGCTGTATAATACACAGCATGCTAGGAAGCAGCTTGGGTTGCTAAAGATGCAGTGCTGCCTCCAGCAGAGAAAGGCTCTGGTCCGTGCTCTCTCtcatatttttccttgttaacCGAGAGATGTTATTTAACCTCGCCACACCATCTTTTAACCTGCAGTGTTATTGCGCACAGGTTAAGTTGCTGCATTGAGATTTAAGTCGAGTTCGTCCACTTTCCTGACTATTTCTGGCAATCCTATCTGCCTGCGGGCTTTCCCGTTGAGAAGCTGTTGCCAGAGGACAGTGCAaggaggggggagcgggggcaTGCTTCCAGCTGTACAGCAACtgcaagctgctgcttctgcagcctAGGGGAGGACCCTGAAGCATATGAGACATATGTCTGGGGCTCTAGAAGCTTAAATCATCCCACTATGTAACAAGCTCAGAGATTTCTAGCATTAAGGATCTCAAAACCACAAAATGATACTATAAATAAGCAAAagctttttcatttgctttctgttaCAGTTTTTGACCAGTAGCCATGGGGGAGGACTGTAAAAGAACTGTAAACCTAGCTGCTGATGaaaaattacttcattttcctccttctctgtaTTTGCAAGTTCTTATTTTAACCAGGTGTTATGTCTGAGGGCACTACTGGACCTGTGTATTCTAGAATTTGAAAACAGATTAATTaaattttctgatgatttttattCAGCACAAATATAATTGCAGCCTAAAGACCATTGTAAGTATGATGCAGTCCCACAGAGCTAGAAACAGAACACAAACTAAAAACCTGGAGCAGAAATTATACTTGCAATTTGTTCTCAAAAAGTAtctacagtgatttttttaactCCTTGTTGAAGAACACCAAAAGCAAGGTTATGTGGCATTCAACAGAATATGAACATgtactttttcctttccctagtTCCTGACACTTTTGGAAATCTTATGTGGAAGACAACTGATGACTTTGTTACCTAGCCAGTCCTAAGTGGGATGTACTTTCCAGTATTTTAACAGTCTACAGTATGGCATTTTTACAGGCTTTGGTCATACACAGCTAGAACTTTAAAACGTTATGCTCAGGTTCACAGGAGGTAGCAGAGAATCTCCTTGGTCCGGTCATAGCTTCAGTGACCAGAAAGCCCACTACTTACACTAACTGCTCTTCTGCAGCCATTCTCAACTTCTCTATAGGAAAGCctgcaggcagacaggattGCCAGAAATAGTCAGGAAAGTGGACTAGCCCGACTTAAATCTCAATGCAGCAACTTAACCTGTGCGCAATAACACTGCAGGTTAAAAGATGGTGCAGTGAGGTTAAATAACATCTCTTGATTTACAAGGAAAAACAtgagagagagagcaagaagttcttcaaaaggaaaaaaaaaaaaaaaagttatatagcataagaaatataaataatggaaaaatggaCCCTAAGATTTCGTAAACTCGGCTACTCTAGAAAATAGTTACCTCCAGTTTTTAAGAGTACTTTGCTGCATCAATCACAAAACAAATACGTAAGCACTTTGAGATATCTTGATGTCATTTCTGACCTGGTTGAACAGAAAGGCATTTTCAAAAAGGATATACTTTCAGCCCTACTTTCTACAACATAAAATCATTCACCATCGCTCTTTTCTTTAACACCAGCTATGATAAACCCCAGGTAGAAGCATTTATCTTCCCAGCATTTATGTAAGAGGAGAATATTGTTGATCCATTTTGAAGAGGATGAATCTGGATACATTCAGCAGAGTTAAACTAAATCCCTAGTACCCCACTGAGAAAACTATCAGAGCAGGGATAGGAGCCAAAATGCTCCAAAGGCCAGTCTGGAGTAACCATAATACCAGCCTTCCACATCCCTGTTAGCTGCTTAAGACACATGTGAGGGGCTGAATGCTCTCGTGTCCATTGAACTGCCAGCCTCACAGAAGCTGCTCTTTCCCCGTGTGTGCTCCTGCACTGTGGGCCTCCCTTGATTTGCCTCTGATTTACAAGGGCTCTGTCTTCCCTGTCCAGCTGGTAACAAATTTATAGGAGCTGTGTTCTCAAGTCTTGTTAAAGCAAAGGTGGTGCAAAATGAATGAGACTTTGGGGAAGCATTCGATGAAGACGTGTAGTGGTGTTCCACCTCCAGCAGGGGCATGGATCTCCCATCAGTTCCTTGTTGTCTGCCAGCCCTATGCAGATGTCTTGAATGTCCTACAGTGTTTCAGATGGCACTGAGTGTCCCAGCTGGATGACAACTGAATCTCTTCCTCGGTCCCTTCTCTGCAGTTTGCATAGCTCTTGATTGTATTTTCTCAATTATGCTGAGAGTCGTGGTCTCTACCCATGGTCCCATACGGGAGGCTTTCCAGAACTCCCGAGAAGTGCCCAAAGAGACTTCAGTCAGTTGTGTCATTTGCAAACCCCCAGATAAAGCTGCTCTCAGTAGAACAAAATAGCAGCTTCTCTCATGGCAAATATATTGTCTTCTAATGCATTTCCAGCAAGGCTTATCACagattttcctctctttcttagAATGTAAACTTTCTCATAAATGTCTGTCTCCCGTGGCACTAATTTGACAAAATGCTGCCGTAAGTTTCATTTTGTCTCCAACTGCATGAATGACTGCCGAGGAGTAGTTGTGTATTGTAGCCTGAGCTCAGTGAAGCACTAAAGGCTGTAGTTTAGTACTCACTTTGCTCAGTTCTGTGCTCCTGCACAAATCTCAGCTAATCTACATAAGCAATAAGTGAGCAGGCTTCCAAGAACCGCACAAGTTTGCCTTTTCGAGCTTCTGCTAAACACTCACGAGTGGTGTATTTTTAGCACCTCACGTTTTACCAGAAAGGCAGCAAAAAGGTTATCAAGTTCTTCCCTACgtcaaaaaaaaagtatgtgtgAGAAAATGCCACTGGTAATGTTTATCCAGAATATAAAACGTAGGAATAAGTCCTATATTTTTCTTGGATACTGGCCAAAACTGAGCTGTCAACAAAAGAAAAGTGTATAGCGTTAGAAGGGAAGAAGTCtttgaaaaaagtaaaaatcagaggccctcttgttttcctttccaaatgcTGTTGTGTGCAAGAGTCTTTTCAGTCATGTATTTATAAACTATGTGAGCTACTGGAAACTACCAGATTTTCACCTCCTGAAACACGTATCACATTTTAAATTCTCAGTGCTAAGAATTTCAAGACGGGCTCTGTGATTAATACATACTTTCTGTCTTGCTTTTTTTGGTGAGTGTGGAGATGAAATGAACAATAGCTCTTTTAGGAATTTGGAAATGCACAAGAAAAGATCTGCTTTTTCTGAAGCTCTCTCTGTAAAAGAATAAGAATCCTTTCATTTTCACTGCATTGTTCTCTTTCCTTCACAAAAATTCTCTGAATTGGATATTATTATCCTGGTTGTCTAGATAAGGAGATTGAAGCAGAGATTGAGAGGCAAATTACGTATAGTCTCTGCATAAGTGCACAGAGGATAATAAAAGAAACCTTTGCTGACTGTTGTGCCCATCAAGGAGAAGATGATTTTGCTATAAGGAGTCTTTGAAAGATTCTCCCTGATTGACATGAGAAAAGAGCTGGTCAATCCAGTGAACCCAAACTACCTACTTGGAACATAAGAATCCCCATTCTAGCTCTAAATATGTTTTCCTAGATAAATCACCCATAAAATCCTCAAGCcaattgttttcattatttcctgGAGAAAGCCCAATACCTATAACCTTAGTAATACAGATTTTGCCTGTGTTGAAGAACAGTCAGGCAAGAGACAGAAAGATATGATCAAGTACCAAAAGGTGGTGAGCTGGCACAGCCTTCATGAAAATATGGTCTAATTCTGTGGTAGATAGGGGTTTACACATGTATCTTCCAAGGTTTTTCTCAAGCACTGTAGCCTGAAGCACCTTCTTCACAGTAGCTTAGAGAAAGGGTCTCAATGTATGTCAGTAGTTTACTTCCAACTGCTCACAACTATCCCACAAGACCatctttttaaagaggaaagCAATATTTACCTTCCATGCTGCATATCGTTTAGCTGGTGCACAGTTTGGATCATTTTCCCGTCACAAATGGTTTCTTTGAGTTTGCAATTAATTGGTTTTAAAATGCACTCAGAagagcaattattttttattaattttataaaacTTTTCACAGCAAAATCAATATGACATTCAGGTGGTTCATACTTTCTGCCACCATAAAGTTGAGAGTTTTGTTTGCCAGACTTCTACCTCAATCTGAATGCTGAAGTAAGCTTAAATCTTTTTATCAGTTTGCTCAGATGAATGATCTCAttgatctgtgtgtgtgtgtttgttcagGGTACAGTAGGACTGCTGCCTTTCAGCACCAATTGCTTCTGTTGGTGACTTTGGCTGAATTGTGCCACCTTTCTCTTAATCTATCATGTGGAAAACTCAGTTTGCCATGATCTTGCACTATGAGCCTGAGCATCATCAGTTCACATCAGTTTCTGGGGATATTCAGAGCCTGCCAAAGCTCTGGTCAGTGGAAGATTATGGAAGAAATTATATTCTATGGCAGCACTGCATCTCTTCCTCTGTATTCAAACCTTGATTTCATCCTAGTGTAGGGAAAGGAATCAGGCTCCAGGGCTGCTACTGAAGATGCAAAGAAAGGAGAGgcgaatgcaaaaaaaaataaaataaaataaaataaaaatgaaatatctgGTGCTTGAACATGTGCTTTCAGTTAGTCCTGTTAAGAGCAAGAGAAAACTAAAGCAATCAAATAGCAAAAAACGAAGCTACACTGTTAGAGATCATTTAAATCAATGTCAGGTAACATCCATGAGTATTTATTCGGTAAATTCTTCTAAAGGGTAATAGAAAAGTAGTATTTTTTCATGATCTTCaacaaactacaaaaaaaaaaaaaaaaacaagtcatgTTTCTTTATCTATGATATTAAGGGCTTGATATTGAAAAGGGCAAAGTTGCTTCacctgaccagagtgtgttaggTGTGGTTGGCAGGGAAAACTATTTTGTCAATAAACTAATCACATGGGCAGAACTTAGAGGCAGTGTCACAGATGACAATGTTTTAACTTCAGGTGAGAAACAGGTagctattaaaaatgaattgtcCAACATAACATCCTGGTTTCGATTATTTAGATAGGAAAGTTCTGCTGGTCAAGATTTTTCTTCCGAAGAAACAGAAGGTCTGTTGTGTAACAGGTTgtcatgtgtatttttttttattttagtttagttttgttttgttttgttttgttaggaCTCTTCTTagtttcatcttcattttctttttttcttcaataagcCAAGACAACACTTGGCACTCATTCTGATTTTAGACTTGTTTTAGATCATTGTACAACTCCATCAAAAACCATATAGTTATTTCTTGGCAAAATCAGGCCACTCGATATGTTTCACTAGAAACAGCTCTCAAGGGATTAGTTTCTCTTtactcctctcctccctccccccaggaTGCAGAGCGATTGTCTAACAGTATttagctgtatttatttttcattgccatgcaatttttatttaattaaggTGCAGATTTGTTGGCATAGAGTGTGCACAGGATGGCTAGCGGTCTGCTTTAAAATTACGTGGATATGCAAAAACTTTGCCTTGGCATATGTTGCTTTTCTGCGGTCCAGCTGAATTGCATGCTTCACAGTGAGGCCAGACCATTTCTTTGTGACAGGGTGTATTAATCCTAATCTTTTGATCACCAGCACACAGAATACGCTTGGGCATCACTGAAGTCCCTCCTAAATGCGCATGTGTCGGCGTGGTTTGAGTCTCTAAGGCTGCGTATTTTTCATAATTTGGGGAATGGATTTCAGAACCCCAGTGGAGCCAAAGGGGCTGCAATGAGAGCATATTTCAGAGCAACAgtacaaagcaaaaaagcaggacacacaatgtgtttttttctctttattagcagcaaaaatgaagaaataactgCAGCTAAGCATGGAAATGAGGATGTATTCATTGATGCACAACTCCAGCAGACTTTGGCTGACCTGGATGAAGATTTAGAAGGTAGGGAACTGTGTAACCTCTGAGGTACAGAAGACATATGCATAGCTGGGAGGTACTCAGTCAAACATCTGAGACATCTGCACATTTCTCACTGAGATCACTGGGAGCAACTCACAGGTCTGAGGCAGAATGTGGTGCACCCAAAGGAGCTGCTTTCCCTTTGCTTCTGGGGCAGCCATTCCTCATAAAACAGCACTGAGTATTTATCAAGCTGTTTATCAGGTTGTCATTGTATTCTGGTGTCTGCTACTAGGAAGAGATGATCAGCAGTTTGTGGACATATATTGTGGGCCAAATTTGGTATAATTTCATGGACTTCAGTGATGCTAAATCACTAGTGAATTTAGCTCTCTTTTATAAACAGTACTTCTGCTGCATCTTTTATCCTAGTGAAGCAAAGAAGGGGAGACATTTTGGTCTCCTCTACGTGTCTCCACTACATCAGCAGACGTGTGTTGTAAAGTTAAAAATCGAAAAATGCAGGAAGAAACAATGGGAAGAGATAAAATCTAATCACAAAGCAATaatgtgcttctgtttttccagcTGTGAATACAAACATTTCACTATTAATGGTTTGTCATCAAATGATGCTGAATACTTTAAAACTTTCCATCTTTATTTCAGTACTTTTGCAGTGGACTTCCAATTTAATTTCTGTGAGTTTTCGAACACTGCTTTTTCTTAGCTTCTGTGTTGTAACCCTTTATTTATACCAGCAAATTTGAGAGGAGAGTTAAGCTTCTTGCACAATGAGGCTTCTGGAGTCATTGGTAATGAAGGAAAACgaaagaatggagaaaaaaaaatacaagtactgtttctttgtttgcttgctcAAGGAAATCCTTCAGCTGGGTTGTTATTACTAACCAGGTCTGGGAAACATAATTTGGAGTTGCTCACTGTTTCTCAGAAGTGTTTCTCCTTTGGAGTCATGTGGTGAAATGTTTATCACTGAGAGAAGTTAGTCAAAGATAAGGTATGAACAATAGattaaattctgctttcagctgCATTTATATGTTTCCCACTGGCTGAAGCAGGAGGACTGCAGGAATATTTGGCTGATCCTAATCAGCAGCCAGACAATAAAAAGGACCCAGATCTCTCCTTTTTTGTAATACAGGCATAAATATATTCCTGTTAGTTTTTGTGTAACTGAAATATCTGATATGGGTAACTTTGTGTTAGCTGTTTGTCTAATTTAAAGTCATATTGCCTAAATATTGCCTATATGTAATACTATATGTGTATTTTGCAGCAATGGATGTTAAAAGTAACTCTGACTCTGAGTGTATGAGTGAAGTGCTGAGCCCACATGTAAGAAAAGTTGAGGATCCCCAGGATGTTGCCAGTTCTGTTCCAGTGACAGTCATAGATGATGTTCCAGAAGTTACCATCTCTAATTCACCTAGAAACCAAGAGACAAGGGGTTCACGGAACTTACTAGCTGACTCTGTCAGTACAGGAAactttacaaataaaaacaacaatgcGGGTTCCTTTGATAAAGGGCACACAGATACTGGAGCTGTATGTAAATCCAAAGACCTACTACATCAGCAACCATCTGAAAGTGAATTCGTTCACTTGCCTGTGGAACAGAGGAGAGATATGTTTGAATCTCTCACATCCTCCTttgaaaaaagaagtgaaaagaaCGTAAGACTGGAAGCCCCACCCAGGCATGGTATGAAGTCTGAGGAGTGTAAATCTAAGCTGATTCCGTCTCACTCAAAGACCACAACTGAAATCAGtacagcaaaagagaaaataaatccatataATGAAGGCAGTAACAGAGAGAGAActctgaaaaaaagtaaatcagaaTTAGAAATCAAATGGCCACCAGCAAAAAAAATTGAGGCAGAAGAGGTCCCATCAACACCCCCGTGGTGTCATCGTGCCCAGAACTGGGGAACAAATTACGAACCCAAAATGGGTTTGACAACCTTTAAAGTTGTCCCTCCCAAACCTGAAGTAAAACATTCTGATAGAGGAACTTCAGTCTCCACTGGTGCCATTAAGATAGACGAACTAGGCAACCTTATCAACCCAAAGGTTGTGGTCAGTAAGAACATACCAGGTTCCTCTACTGGTGAAAGTGAGGAAATTCCTCTCGGGAAAGTGAAGGAATTTTGGAGGTCAAGTtctgtggaaaaacaaagcgaTGACTCTGCTGAGCATCTTGCTAAAAAGCCAGCAGTTAACACAAACTCTAAGTCCTTCGCTACAAAACAGGAACACAAACCTGTCAGTCCTGCAGCTCCAAAACCTGTAGCACCACAAACTGTTACTTCCCAGGTAGCTGAAAAACCGTCTGAGAACGAAAAGACCAAACCACCTCTTCCAGTCACGCAGTCTCAGGTAAAACCATTAATGGCCCCAGCCGTTAATAAAGACAAGATGGAGCTTCCATTTCTAAAACCTCATAGGAGAACTTCAAGTCAGTATGTCGCCTCTGCCATTGCAAAACACATCAACCTACCTACCTTTAAGCCTGACTCTGCAGAATTTCATGAGAAAGATGAATATAAGCATGGAGCAGGAGAGGCTAAAACTGAAGCAGAAGTTTCCCCCAAAAGGTGTATTATTGTGGCCAATTCCAGCCCTGTGGAAACGGAATCggcagaaacaacagaaaaaaatgcaaatatttttactaGCAGTCAAAAAGTATCCCACAGGCTCACACCTGGTGATAATTCTGGCATGGAAAACAAAGTAGTTAATATCAGGGCACCAAATCAAGCAACTCCTGCTAGTTTCTATAAAAAGAATGTCAGTGTCCCACTTACTAAATCCTCTCTGAAGGATAACGACGGTACAGAAGATGAGCACAGTTTAAATGGCAAAGAAAGTATAGCGGAGAAAAAGAAGCGTCTTTTGTTGGACCAGAAATGTGAGACTTTGCCCCGTAGTAACTCAGCCTCCTCTCTCAAGTCACCTGATCTCCAAGGAGTCTCGCCCCCCTTCAGCTCGTCTTTGCGGATCACTAAATGGCCTCCTACTGACAGCATGCAAGTGAGTTCGCTGAGGGCATCGCCCAAGTTAAATGGTGTGACAGCAAAGGCAGAGTCAGAACAGAAGGACAAACCTGATGATTCACTTACTAATGCTGTTGGCGAACTGGATGTTAATGTGCAGACCAATATCTTTGGACCAAAGAAGAAGTTCAAACCTGTTGTCCAAAAACCAATTCCTAAAGACACGTCACTGCACAGTGCCCTAATGGAAGCCATTCAaacaggagggggaaaggagaagcTCAGGAAGGTAAAGTGGAGACTTTCTTTAGTCTGTTCATATTGCAGAAACCCACAGAAGTCTGACAGACACAAGAGGTTTTATAACTTACCATTGCTGGGGACCTGGAGTACACATGGCGTTTGAAAAATTTATAGTGGCAAAATGCAGCCCAAGCCACTGGTGGTTCTGCACGTCCTGTATGTTACGCAACACCATTGCTGCTGCACTGCCTAAAAGAAGCAGAGGTTGCATAGATACAGCATGAAGGAGAGGTAATCGAGGTTAGCCGAAGAGCCTAGCCTGCATTTCGGGCTGTTATGTAAAAACAAGAACACACAGCACATAGAAAACTTGTAAAAAcctgcaaaggaaagaaaactccGTTTTGTATTGCTAGGTGATACCAGCTTGCCACTGAGTGGCATTGCTGTAAGCACTGATTTTATGCTTAGGGGATATGAGACTGAATCTGTAAGTGTGGAATTACTAACTGGGACCTATGGGTACCCTCACCATTCAGTGTGAGCTCAGGTTGTAAAGCAGGCACAAAAGCAGACAGACAGCAGTTTCCATAGCTTGCATTCTGGTACAAgtgctaaaaatacttttaatagtGTTTACAAAGTATCTCTAAGTAAATATCTAAAAACAATCTGAGGTTTATTCTTTTCACATTCTAGGTTTCAGACAGTGCACTATACGGCAATCACAACAAACCCTCATATGCTGAGCCAGAGAATGAGCGCTCAGCCCTGCTAGCAGCAATTAGAGGCCACAGTGGCACCTCGAAGCTGAAAAAGGTAAGAAATCAAGATGATGAGTGGTCTCCTAGGGGCAGTCTGTGCCTGCTGAGTGTTCCAAATAAACATGGAGAAGATGCAAACTACAAGTTGTGTTGCAAAGAGAAGACTTTAGGGAGCGATTGTGATGATACAAAACCAGATCTGACTTATGCAGatagcagggcagggcagattCTGCCCTCTGCTATAAAACTTAACATTTCTTCAACCAGTGTGCTTTTAACTGAGAAAGAAGTGTATAGAAATCCAAATGGATTACAGTGAATGTACACTGGTGACATCAAATGTTCATCACATTCACATTTTAGGTGTTGCTTTTTCCACTTTAGAGGTATGAGGTTAGGTTAATATATTTGCATTTCCTTCCGTATACATTCAATTCCAGCTACCTGAAAAAACACTATGACTTCTCCATGCGTGCTGTTTATCTGTTAATATGAGCTGGTGCATGCAAGTCATTGATGGAAAATTTCAAACACTTTCACCACAGCGGGATAATTCCTTCTGTCTGAAAGTTTTACCTAATCATTAAAGCATCTCTTATTCCTAATAGCCGAAGCCTGCATTGTTCTAGCCTTAGTTCACTAATCCAGCCAAGGATGTGTATTTGGCAAGGAGGTTCCCATTTCCCTCATGCAATGACTCAGGCCATTAGCACACATCCAAATAGCTGGCACTAGGTAGAAAGTCTCCCTTGTCTCTGTTAGGGACTTATTCCTTCCCTCAAAGCAGTTCTAAATACCTTACTGCCCTTGCTGCAGATAGGGTGCAGCTTCCTGGGAGCTTGAGAGCAGAACATGCAGCGCAGCAGCCATCTTCACGCACACCTAACTGCAGCCTGTGCTAATGAGGAATAAATGTAGATCTGTGCAAAAGAGGCTCTGACAACGAAGTGGTGTTGTATTGCCACAGAGACTTTTTGGAATACTTTCCTCCCGCAGAGAAGCATTTGCCATCGTTTTAAAGGAAGTTGCCTAGAAACCGTGCGCTTCTTTTTCACACTCTGTCACCTGTGCTAGTTGAAGCATCGTGTTTGTATGTGTACAGGGCGGGATATAGATGTGCTGTGATGAAAATGCTGTCTTTTCATGTCATCTCAGACGTTCATGTCTTGTTTGACATTACATTATTACCACGTATTTGTccatgtctgtgtgtgtgtgtatacagtGAAGGAATAGAACATAGGAGCTCTGTGAGTTTGGATTATTTGATGGGCAATGAATCCTTTGGTTTTTCACTAAGGAAGTgttgtgcctcagtttctctgCAACAGAATACTAATGCATCTACTTGAAGACCTCCTGTTTGGCACATGGAACTGAATTTCCTAATAATTGCCAAATCATTTGATTACAAATAATTTATCATGATTATTACTAGTAATGTTGCTAATGGCAAAACTATTTATTGAGGCAGTTGATGGAAAAGCTGGCTTAGTCTGAAAGATTACCTCCTCCCCTGCATTCATTTTAACTAGAAAGAGTTTCCAAGTAAGTAATTCATGCAGGAATTTTAGGTTCAGAAATTCTACAGAAAGCCACTTGGAAGAGCAATCAGTTTTGTTCCCACTGCTTCCACATTGTTCTCTCtggtctttcttttcttattttttttccagtgtggcTAAGATCTTTAggtttaatgttattttttttcaatgaagcAATGAAATCTTAAATCTAGAAGAGCCTCTCTGTCATATGAGATTATTTCCATGCAGCATAGAATGTGAAAAGTAATGAGATTCCTGGGTGGCTACTGCAGCCTTAAT from Anas platyrhynchos isolate ZD024472 breed Pekin duck chromosome 2, IASCAAS_PekinDuck_T2T, whole genome shotgun sequence encodes:
- the COBL gene encoding protein cordon-bleu isoform X12, yielding MGGKRSSVLATLSLQGFSTAPNSPSVNSRSSSLGSSLSLGNISGMTANPEVKKRRAPPPPVVTPPLQNMEMSGQEKMAVQISQGASLNDLQKKKRRAPLPPTLSAPPTPAMPNRTEEVEDKRKSTMGDGRQVPQKPPRGITRGPPELVIPPPPPYPPPDRDSMDPAVCYREADVTAPTKLVPKQSLLPAHDNAYAVDDTVMELSEVEETASESSCFASEDTTEDSGVVSSPSDIVSLDSQNDSMKSRDIKLVNGYMDSAEADAMCGTETCPVKKTSCSNMGYDSASQSSKNEEITAAKHGNEDVFIDAQLQQTLADLDEDLEAMDVKSNSDSECMSEVLSPHVRKVEDPQDVASSVPVTVIDDVPEVTISNSPRNQETRGSRNLLADSVSTGNFTNKNNNAGSFDKGHTDTGAVCKSKDLLHQQPSESEFVHLPVEQRRDMFESLTSSFEKRSEKNVRLEAPPRHGMKSEECKSKLIPSHSKTTTEISTAKEKINPYNEGSNRERTLKKSKSELEIKWPPAKKIEAEEVPSTPPWCHRAQNWGTNYEPKMGLTTFKVVPPKPEVKHSDRGTSVSTGAIKIDELGNLINPKVVVSKNIPGSSTGESEEIPLGKVKEFWRSSSVEKQSDDSAEHLAKKPAVNTNSKSFATKQEHKPVSPAAPKPVAPQTVTSQVAEKPSENEKTKPPLPVTQSQVKPLMAPAVNKDKMELPFLKPHRRTSSQYVASAIAKHINLPTFKPDSAEFHEKDEYKHGAGEAKTEAEVSPKRCIIVANSSPVETESAETTEKNANIFTSSQKVSHRLTPGDNSGMENKVVNIRAPNQATPASFYKKNVSVPLTKSSLKDNDGTEDEHSLNGKESIAEKKKRLLLDQKCETLPRSNSASSLKSPDLQGVSPPFSSSLRITKWPPTDSMQVSSLRASPKLNGVTAKAESEQKDKPDDSLTNAVGELDVNVQTNIFGPKKKFKPVVQKPIPKDTSLHSALMEAIQTGGGKEKLRKVSDSALYGNHNKPSYAEPENERSALLAAIRGHSGTSKLKKISSLASEELQSFRNAELSLQKTEDSQEELFCIPPAPAQPPPPPPPTQLSTAAPNSSATTAGDPGEARRALMEAIRSGAGAAKLKKVPLLV
- the COBL gene encoding protein cordon-bleu isoform X10, translated to MGGKRSSVLATLSLQTEEHLRMNRDYGEEDVFSSTSTSEGSLDGFSTAPNSPSVNSRSSSLGSSLSLGNISGMTANPEVKKRRAPPPPVVTPPLQNMEMSGQEKMAVQISQGASLNDLQKKKRRAPLPPTLSAPPTPAMPNRTEEVEDKRKSTMGDGRQVPQKPPRGITRGPPELVIPPPPPYPPPDRDSMDPAVCYREADVTAPTKLVPKQSLLPAHDNAYAVDDTVMELSEVEETASESSCFASEDTTEDSGVVSSPSDIVSLDSQNDSMKSRDIKLVNGYMDSAEADAMCGTETCPVKKTSCSNMGYDSASQSSKNEEITAAKHGNEDVFIDAQLQQTLADLDEDLEAMDVKSNSDSECMSEVLSPHVRKVEDPQDVASSVPVTVIDDVPEVTISNSPRNQETRGSRNLLADSVSTGNFTNKNNNAGSFDKGHTDTGAVCKSKDLLHQQPSESEFVHLPVEQRRDMFESLTSSFEKRSEKNVRLEAPPRHGMKSEECKSKLIPSHSKTTTEISTAKEKINPYNEGSNRERTLKKSKSELEIKWPPAKKIEAEEVPSTPPWCHRAQNWGTNYEPKMGLTTFKVVPPKPEVKHSDRGTSVSTGAIKIDELGNLINPKVVVSKNIPGSSTGESEEIPLGKVKEFWRSSSVEKQSDDSAEHLAKKPAVNTNSKSFATKQEHKPVSPAAPKPVAPQTVTSQVAEKPSENEKTKPPLPVTQSQVKPLMAPAVNKDKMELPFLKPHRRTSSQYVASAIAKHINLPTFKPDSAEFHEKDEYKHGAGEAKTEAEVSPKRCIIVANSSPVETESAETTEKNANIFTSSQKVSHRLTPGDNSGMENKVVNIRAPNQATPASFYKKNVSVPLTKSSLKDNDGTEDEHSLNGKESIAEKKKRLLLDQKCETLPRSNSASSLKSPDLQGVSPPFSSSLRITKWPPTDSMQVSSLRASPKLNGVTAKAESEQKDKPDDSLTNAVGELDVNVQTNIFGPKKKFKPVVQKPIPKDTSLHSALMEAIQTGGGKEKLRKVSDSALYGNHNKPSYAEPENERSALLAAIRGHSGTSKLKKISSLASEELQSFRNAELSLQKTEDSQEELFCIPPAPAQPPPPPPPTQLSTAAPNSSATTAGDPGEARRALMEAIRSGAGAAKLKKVPLLV